Sequence from the [Clostridium] scindens genome:
GGCGGTGGGGGAATACCGGAATGCCTATAAGGTATTTAAGGGGGCGATGACGTTTGCCCTGCTGGCAGGCGGATTTGTATCCCTTCTGATTTTCCTGGGGGCGGACTTTATCGCTTCCCATATCATGCATATGGATATGAGCGCTTATGCGCTTCGGGTTCTGGCTCCCTGTATCCTGATCGTCGCTCTTTTGGGCGTTCTGAGGGGATTCTTCCAGGGAAATGGCTCCATGGTTCCCACCGCCATCTCCCAGGTGGTAGAGCAGGTGGTGAATGCGGTGGCATCCATAGCCGGAGCATACTTCCTTTTGCAGGCAGGAAAGAGCATTGCCGAGACCAGAGGGAAGAAGTCCTATGGACCGGCATACGCGGCGGCAGGAGGCACGGTGGGAACCGTTTTGGGAGCCCTGGCGGCGCTGCTGTTCGTTGCGCTGATATTCTATGCCTACAAGCGGATCTTCAAGCGCCAGATGAAGCGGGACAGGACCCGCCGGAGGGAAGGCTACAAGAAGATATACAAGGTTCTGTTTATCACCATCGCGCCGGTCATCTTAAGCGCAACGGTCTACAATATCAGTGATTTTATTGATACGGCAATGTTTAATAACATTATGGCTGCCCAGGGATTTAAAAAGGTGGAATACGCGGAACTCCTCGGGATGTTCGGGGGCCAGTATACCACGATGATCAATGTGCCCCTGTCCATATCAAGCGCCCTGGCTGCCTCGCTGATCCCTAGCCTGGTAGCGACCGTGCAGACCGGTAACCGCAAGCAGATACATAACAAGATCAATATGGTATCCAGATTCAACATGCTGATCGCGATTCCATGCGCGGTAGGCTTCGTGATTCTGGCCAAGCCGCTTCTGGATCTTTTGTATTTTACCCAGGATAATACGAAGCCGGCACTGATGCTCCAGCTTGGAGCGCTGTCCGTCGTATTCTTCTGCCTGTCGACGGTTACAAACTCCGTGCTGCAGGGACTGGACGATATGATGACCCCGGTGCGCAATGCCGCCATTTCCCTGGTGATCCACGTGATTGCCCTGTTCCTTATGATGGTGGTATTCAAGTGGAACATCTATGCGGTAGTCCTAAGCAAGATCGTATTTTCCGGCGCCAGCTGCATCTTGAATGCCCATTCTCTGCGGGAACGCATCGGCTATGTCCAGGAGCGTAAAAAGACGTTCGTGATTCCGACGATTGCCGCTACCATAATGGGAGTCGTGGCCGTTGTGGTGCATCTGCTGTTTGAACTGTTTGCAGGCGCAAGGATTGCAACGGTTGTGGCAGTGCTGGTGGCAGTAATCGTATATGGCGCCGTACTGGTACTGCTTGGCGGCGTGACGGAAGAGGAACTTCTGGATATGCCAAAGGGAGCCTCCATGGTATCTTTATGCAGGAAACTGCATCTGATCCGCGGCCAATATAGGTAAAGATCGTGTAAAAATTGTCCACAAACTGTATAAATCCGGCAAAACAAACCGATACTGTACTAAAAAAGGAGTTGTCCTTATGAAAAATAAGTATGGTATTGGTTTTTTTGCGGCTGCGATTATTGCGGTGCTGGCGGTTTCCAGCGCATATCAGCTAAGTTATCAGAAGGCAAAGGAACGCGCGCAGACGCAAGTGACAAAAGAACAGGAAGAGCCTGCTACGTCCAAGTCGGAACCGACAGTCTCTGCGGATGGCCAGGCGCTAAAAGAAGACTGCTACTATCTGATGGAAGTCAACGGCTACGTGGTCGTATATCTGAGCGATAAGAAGACTGCCTACGAATATACGGATATCCTGTATGACGAACTTCCGGCAACCATCCGGGAGGAGATCCGTAACGGTAAATACATGGAAAGCACGGAGGAACTTTATGGCTTTTTAGAAAATTATTCAAGCTAGAAGTGGACTTCCAAAGTAAGATAGTGTAATATAAGTACGTAATTTCCGAATGAATCAAGAAGGAAGGACAAAACTATGGAAGAACAGAAGATTGCAAGAATCAATGAATTATATCATAAATCCAAAGCAGAGGGCCTGACGGCCGAAGAGTCAAAGGAACAGCAGATTCTGCGCAGGGAGTATATCGACTCATTTAAGAGAAATCTGCGCAGCCAGTTAAACAATATTTCCATTCAGGAGAAGGATGGAAGCATTACAGATTTGGGTGAGAAGTTTGGAAAGCAAGAAGGACATTAGGCATCGGGTTCTGGAAACTCGAAAAGAAATCAGCCCCTTGGAATGGCAGAAGGCCACGGAAGGGATAACCGCTGCGGTGACCTCCCATATGCGTTTCCGGGAGGCCACGGATATCTACTGCTATGTAGACCATCAAGGAGAAGCAGGCACCAGGCTGATCATAGAAGAAGCCTGGCGGCTGGGAAAAGACGTCTGGGTGCCCAGGGTATTGGGACGCGGGATGGAATTTTTCCATATAGAGAATTTCGGCCAGCTGCACCCCGGCACGATGGGGATTCTGGAACCCGAGGAAGGCACTTTGGCTGACGGAACAGACGCGCTTGTCATTATGCCGGGCGTGGCTTTTGACCGTGAGAGGCGCAGGATCGGCTATGGCGGCGGCTATTATGACAGATATCTTGCCGCGCATCCTTGCCTTCCCACCATGGCAGTCGCATTTGACTGCCAGGTGCTGGATGAAGTGCCCTATGATGAACACGATATCAGGCCGCAGATCCTGGTGACGGAGACCAGCGTATACGAGAACGGCAAATAGAAAGGCAAATAGAAAGGATGAGGCTTATGCAGATAGGGCTTCCCAAAGATCCTATGCTACTATTAAGCGTAGTAAATACGAAAATCAGAGATTACTATCATTCGCTGGATGCACTATGCGAGGATATGCAAGTAGAGAGAGAAGAGATTACTAATATACTGAAAGGAATTGATTATGAATACGACGAATCCAGACATCAGTTTGTCTAGCGCGGCGCCATGCGAGGAACCGCAGCGCCAGTATTATTACATAGAAAAGGCCAGAACCTACATTCAGAAGAAGTCCCTGGAGATTGGCCGTCCGCTGACCTTCTGCGTGACCACCTTCGGCTGCCAGATGAATGCCAGGGATTCCGAAAAACTGCGGGGAATCCTGGAAAGGATTGGATATGAGGAGGCACCGGAGGATGTGGCGGACTTTGTCATCTATAATACCTGCACGGTCAGGGAAAACGCCAATACAAGGGTCTACGGACGTCTTGGCCAGTTAAAGCCCCTGAAGAAAAAGAATCCCCATATGATGATCGGCCTTTGCGGCTGCATGATGCAGGAGCCGGAAGTGGTAGAGAAGCTAAAGAAAAGCTATCGCTTCGTTGACATCATCTTCGGCACGCATAATATCTTCAAGTTTGCGGAATTGATCGTGCAGAGGCTGGAATCTCAGGAGATGGTTATCGATATCTGGAAAGATACGGACAAGATCGTAGAGGATCTGCCCAATGAACGGAAATATTTCTTCAAGTCAGGCGTAAACATCATGTTTGGCTGCAACAATTTCTGCAGCTACTGTATCGTGCCTTATGTAAGAGGGCGGGAGAGAAGCAGGGATCCAAAGGCCATCATCCGGGAGATCGAGCGGCTGGTAGCAGATGGCGTGGTGGAGGTCATGCTTCTGGGCCAGAATGTCAATTCTTACGGCAAGAACCTGAAAGAGCCAATGTCATTTGCCAGGCTGCTAACGGAGATTGAGAAGATCGAAGGACTTGAGCGGATCCGCTTTATGACCTCCCATCCAAAAGACCTCTCGGACGAACTGATCGAGGTCATGGGCAATTCAAAAAAGATCTGCAAGCACCTGCATCTGCCCATCCAGTCGGGAAGTTCCAGGATTCTGGAGAAGATGAACCGCAGATATACCAAGGAGCAGTATCTGACGCTGGTTGATAAGATCAGAAAGGCCGTGCCGGATATCTCTCTTACCACGGATATTATCGTAGGATTTCCGGGAGAGACGGAAGAGGATTTCCAGGAGACGCTGGACGTGGTCCGAAAGGTACGCTATGACAGCGCATTTACCTTCATCTACTCAAAACGGACCGGGACCCCGGCCGCGGCCATGGAAGACCAGATTCCGGAAGATGTGGTAAAAGACCGTTTTGACCGGCTGCTTAAGGAAGTGCAGGCCATTGCCGCGCAAGTTTGCTCCGTCCATAAAGGGTGCGTGCAGACGGCCTTGGTGGAAGCAAAGAGCGAGCATGACGATTCTATGGTCACCGGACGGCTAAGCAACAATCTGCTGGTGCATTTTAAAGGCTCGTCAGAGTTGATCGGCCAGCTAGTTGACGTGCGCCTGTCTGAATGCAAGGGCTTCTATTATCTGGGAGAACAAGTGTAAAAGGCGGAACATCCGCGCTTGCGGCATAAGAAATATATACCACCCATATTATGAACCCAAAACGCTCAAACTATGTAGTAAGAACATATAGTGAGGGCGTTTTTACATGAAGAAATTAAGTGAGTATCTATTTTTATGGACATTCGGCGGATGCCTGTATTATTCGTTTGAAGTGATCTTCCGCGGATTTTCCCACTGGTCCATGTTCATTCTGGGGGGGAATCTGCTTTGTGTTTTTTGCGATCCAGGGAAAGATGGTGCATTGGCAGGACGCGCTGTGGCGCCAGCTGCTTAGGTGCATCGTCTTTGTAACCGCAATGGAATTCATTACCGGAATTATCGTCAATAAGTGGCTTGGGCTGGCGGTATGGGATTACAGCGATCAGCCCTTCCAGCTCTTCGGGCAGATATGCCTGCCATTTATGGTTATATTTTCCGGCCTGTGCGTTCTTGGGATCCTGTTAAGCGGCTATCTTACGCATTGGCTCTATGGGGATGAGAAGCCCCATTACCATGTACTTTGACAAATTGTATCTTTCATATTAAATCGAAAAATGCTATAATGAAATGTAAAAATGTAGACAAAAGAGGAGAAATAACGTGGCAGAATTAACACCAATGATGCAGCAGTATATGCAGACAAAGAAAGAGTACCCGGACTGCATCCTATTCTATAGATTGGGCGACTTTTACGAGATGTTTTTCGACGATGCCCTGACCGCATCCAAGGAACTGGAGATTACGCTGACCGGAAAGAATTGTGGACTTGAGGAACGGGCGCCTATGTGCGGAGTCCCTTACCATGCAGTAGACAGTTATCTGAACCGGCTGGTTTCCAAAGGATATAAGGTAGCCATCTGCGAGCAGATGGAAGATCCCGCAACAGCCAAAGGCCTGGTAAAAAGGGATGTCGTCAGGATCGTAACGCCTGGTACCAACTTGGATACCCAGTCTCTGGACGAGACGAAGAATAATTATATCATGTGCGTGGTCTACATCGCGGACCGGTATGGCCTTTCGGTGGCGGATGTGACGACAGGAGACTACTTCGTCACAGAACTGGATGACAGCGAGAAATTATTCGATGAGATCTACAAATTCATGCCCTCGGAGTTAATCTGCAATGAGGCTTTCTATATGAGCGGCATGGATCTGGACCTGATGAAGGAAAAACTGGGAATCACCATCTATTCCCTGGATGCCTGGTATTTTGACGATGCGATCTGCCAGCGTACGCTGAAGGAGCATTTCCATGTCAGCGCCATGGAAGGACTGGGCCTTAGCGACTATGATTGCGGCATTATCGCCGCCGGAGCCCTGCTTCAATATCTGATCGAGACACAGAAGCGGGACTTATCCCATATTACCAGACTCTCTGCCTACGCAACCGGCAAATATATGCTCTTAGACAGTTCCACCAGGCGCAATCTGGAATTGTGCGAGACCCTGCGGGAGAAGCATAAGAGAGGGTCTCTATTGTGGGTGCTGGATAAGACCAAGACGGCAATGGGCGCCCGGTGCTTAAGAAAATTCATCGAGCAGCCGCTGATTGATAAAAATTCCATTGAACGCCGGCTGGACGCGGTGGACGAGCTGAAGCAGAATGCCATTTCCAGGGAAGAGATCCGGGAATACTTAACGCCGGTCTATGACTTGGAAAGGCTGGTGTGCAAGATCACATACCAGTCTGCCAATCCAAGAGACCTGATCGCTTTTAAAAGTTCCCTCTCCATGCTTCCGCATATCAAGTACATATTGGAGGAGATGAAGTCTCCCCTGCTGAAAGATCTCTATGAAAGGCTGGATACGCTGGAAGACTTATGCCATCTGGTAGAAGAAGCTATTAAGGAAGACCCGCCGCTGGCAATGAAAGAGGGCGGGATCATCAGAGATGGCTATCACGAGGAGGTGGACCGGCTCCGTTCGGCCAAGTCCGATGGAAAGGACTGGCTTGCCAAGCTGGAAGCGGATGAGAGGGAGAAGACGGGAATCAAGAACCTGAAGATCCGTTATAATAAGGTGTTCGGATACTATCTGGAAGTTACCAATTCTTTTAAGAATATGGTGCCAGACTATTATACAAGGAAGCAGACGCTCGCAAACGCGGAGCGTTACATCATTCCGGAACTGAAAGAACTGGAGGATACCATCCTGGGGGCAGAAGACAAGCTGTACGCGCTGGAATACCAGCTCTACTGCGAGGTGCGGGACAGGATCGCCAAAGAAGTCCTGCGGATACAGACGACGGCGAAAGCCATCGCCCAGCTGGACGCCTTCGCCTCCATGGCCCTTGTGGCGGAACAGAGCCGCTATGTAAGGCCGAAGATTAATGAAAAAGGCGTGATCGACATCAAAGACGGGCGCCATCCAGTCGTGGAGAAGATGATTCCCAACGATATGTTCATATCCAATGATACATATCTCAACGATAAGAAGAACCGGATCTCTATCATTACGGGTCCCAATATGGCGGGGAAATCCACCTATATGCGTCAGACGGCCCTGATCGTGCTGATGGCCCAGATTGGCTCATTCGTGCCGGCTGCCAGCGCGGATATCGGACTGGTGGACCGCATCTTTACCAGAGTGGGCGCATCGGATGACTTGGCAAGCGGACAGAGTACCTTCATGGTAGAGATGACAGAGGTTGCCAATATCCTGCGCAATGCCACCAGCAAGAGCCTTCTGATCCTGGATGAGATCGGCCGGGGAACCAGCACCTTTGATGGGCTGAGCATTGCCTGGGCCGTGATCGAGCATATCAGCAGCAGGCTTTTGGGAGCCAAGACGCTGTTTGCCACCCATTATCATGAACTGACAGAGTTGGAAGGCAAGATCGACAACGTAAATAACTACTGCATTGCGGTAAAGGAAAAGGGCGATGACATCATCTTCCTTCGCAAGATCGTCAAAGGCGGCGCAGATAAGAGTTATGGAATCCAGGTTGCCAGGCTGGCTGGCGTACCCGAAAGCGTCACCAGCCGTGCCAAGGAAATCGTGGAAGAACTGGTACATGCGGATATCACCACCAGGATCAAGGATATTGCAGTCCATGGGCAAGAGCCGCCCAGGCTTAAGACCAGGCATTATGACGAGGTGGATCTGGCCCAGATGTCCCTGTTCGATACGGTGAAGGACGACGACGTGATTGAGGAGATCAAGAGCCTGGATGTCAGCAACCTGACACCGATCGACGCGCTAAATACATTGTACCAGTTACAGAACAAACTGAAAAACAGGTGGTAGGACATGAACAAGATACAAGTATTAGACCCGGTTACGATTGATAAGATCGCAGCCGGGGAAGTAATCGAACGCCCTGCGTCGGTCGTAAAAGAACTGGTGGAAAATGCCATAGACGCAGGGGCCACGGCCATCGTCACCGAGATTGAAGAAGGCGGCATCTCTATGATCCGCATCGCGGATAATGGCTGCGGCATGAATGCATCCGATGTACCCAACGCGTTCTTGCGGCATTCCACCAGCAAGATACGTTCCGTGGAGGATCTGGTACATATTGGATCCCTGGGGTTTCGAGGCGAGGCGCTTTCCAGCATTGCCGCCGTCTCCCAGGTGGAGATGATCACCAAGACAAAGGACCAGGTTCTGGGTACCCGGTACCGGATCGCAGGAGGAAAGGAAGAAGAACTGGATGAGACAGGGGCCCGGGATGGCACCACATTTCTGATCCGCCAGCTCTTCTATAATACGCCGGCAAGGAGGAAGTTTTTAAAGACTCCTATGACAGAGGCAAGCCATGTGGGGGATCTGATGACCCGAATGGCATTGTCCCATCCGGAGATCTCCTTCCAGTTCATCAATAATGGGCAGTCCAAGCTGCATACTTCCGGCAATGGCAATCTTAAGGATGTCATCTATCATGTATATGGCAGAGAGATTGCAGCCAATCTGCTGGCAGCCGATTATGAATCCCCCGGACTTAAAATCAGAGGATTTCTGGGAAAGCCGCTGATATCTAGGGGAAACCGGAATTTTGAGAATTATTTCATCAACGGAAGATATGTAAAGAGCAGCATTATATCCAAGGCCATCGAAGATGCGTATAAGGACTTTACCATGCAGCATAAATATCCTTTTGTGGTACTGCACATCGAGATTGATGGCGAGCATGTGGATGTGAATGTCCATCCTACAAAGATGGAATTGAGGTTTAATAATCAGCAGGAAGTCTATAATTCTATATATGCGGCTGTAGACCAGGGACTTCATGCGGAAGAGCTGATCCCGCATGTGGAAGTCGATGCGCCTAAGACGGCAGCGCCCAGGAAGCAGGAGGGCGGAGCGCCTCCTGCGGCGCAGAAGAAAGATAATCCAGTGGTTCTTAATAGAACTACTAGCGCACAGCCCGCACCGTCGGCAAAAAATCTGTTCCAGCGCCGGAAGAACGCACCCTGGACTATTTCATGCAGAAGATGAAGGAACGGGTTGCGGCATATCACGCCCAGCAGAATCAGGATGCGCCTAAGAAGGAGCCTGATGTTAAAGTGTCTGCCCAGCCGTCCGAAGACCGCAGGGAAGTCCCCTCGGATCGGGTTTGCGAGACGCCGGAATATACGGACCAGCAGCCCACGTTTTTAAAGCGGACGCCAAGCCCTTCAAAAAGTCCAGAGCCTCCGGCACGGGCTGCAATGCAGCCTGCGGCCCAGCAGCTGAACTTATTCGAAGAGAACCTGGTGGAGTGGAAGGTTCAGGCAGAGTATAAGATCATCGGCCAAGTCTTCGAGACTTACTGGCTTGTCGAATTTAACGACAGCCTCTATATTATCGACCAGCATGCGGCCCACGAGCGGGTGCTGTATGAAAAGACTTTAAAGAGCATGAAGACCAGGGAATTTACCTCCCAGTTCATCAGTCCGCCCATCGTGCTGGATCTGAGCATGCAGGAGGCGGAACTTTTAAACCAGTATATGGATCAGTTTACCCGTATCGGCTTCGAGATCGAGGAGTTCGGGCAGGAGTCTTATGCCGTAAGGGCGGTGCCCGGCAATCTGTTCGGCATTGCCAAGAAGGATTTGCTGCTGCAGATGCTGGATGGCCTGTCGGATGAAGTGAGCCGAAATCTTTCGCCGGATATGATCGATGAGAAAGTTGCCTCCATGTCCTGCAAGGCGGCTGTGAAGGGGAATATGAAGTTGTCAGCCACGGAAGTGGATTCCTTGATCGGCGAGCTTCTGACGCTTGAGAACCCATACCACTGCCCGCATGGACGCCCGACGATCATCGCCATGACGAAGCGGGAACTGGAAAAGAAATTCAAAAGGATTGTATAGAGATGAAGAAACCATTAGTAGTTCTTACAGGGCCTACTGCCGTGGGAAAGACAAAAGCCTCCATCGGGCTTGCAAAGGCGATCGGGGGCGAGATTATTTCCGCGGATTCCATGCAGGTATACAGGCATATGG
This genomic interval carries:
- a CDS encoding putative polysaccharide biosynthesis protein, translated to MAEQRRKKEKNFLVQGSILAIAGVITKIIGAVYRIPLTNIAGAEGIGYYSVAFSIYSVALMLTSYSLPLAVSKLVSARVAVGEYRNAYKVFKGAMTFALLAGGFVSLLIFLGADFIASHIMHMDMSAYALRVLAPCILIVALLGVLRGFFQGNGSMVPTAISQVVEQVVNAVASIAGAYFLLQAGKSIAETRGKKSYGPAYAAAGGTVGTVLGALAALLFVALIFYAYKRIFKRQMKRDRTRRREGYKKIYKVLFITIAPVILSATVYNISDFIDTAMFNNIMAAQGFKKVEYAELLGMFGGQYTTMINVPLSISSALAASLIPSLVATVQTGNRKQIHNKINMVSRFNMLIAIPCAVGFVILAKPLLDLLYFTQDNTKPALMLQLGALSVVFFCLSTVTNSVLQGLDDMMTPVRNAAISLVIHVIALFLMMVVFKWNIYAVVLSKIVFSGASCILNAHSLRERIGYVQERKKTFVIPTIAATIMGVVAVVVHLLFELFAGARIATVVAVLVAVIVYGAVLVLLGGVTEEELLDMPKGASMVSLCRKLHLIRGQYR
- a CDS encoding DUF896 domain-containing protein, translating into MEEQKIARINELYHKSKAEGLTAEESKEQQILRREYIDSFKRNLRSQLNNISIQEKDGSITDLGEKFGKQEGH
- a CDS encoding 5-formyltetrahydrofolate cyclo-ligase, which codes for MEWQKATEGITAAVTSHMRFREATDIYCYVDHQGEAGTRLIIEEAWRLGKDVWVPRVLGRGMEFFHIENFGQLHPGTMGILEPEEGTLADGTDALVIMPGVAFDRERRRIGYGGGYYDRYLAAHPCLPTMAVAFDCQVLDEVPYDEHDIRPQILVTETSVYENGK
- a CDS encoding DUF4250 domain-containing protein; the protein is MQIGLPKDPMLLLSVVNTKIRDYYHSLDALCEDMQVEREEITNILKGIDYEYDESRHQFV
- the miaB gene encoding tRNA (N6-isopentenyl adenosine(37)-C2)-methylthiotransferase MiaB; the encoded protein is MNTTNPDISLSSAAPCEEPQRQYYYIEKARTYIQKKSLEIGRPLTFCVTTFGCQMNARDSEKLRGILERIGYEEAPEDVADFVIYNTCTVRENANTRVYGRLGQLKPLKKKNPHMMIGLCGCMMQEPEVVEKLKKSYRFVDIIFGTHNIFKFAELIVQRLESQEMVIDIWKDTDKIVEDLPNERKYFFKSGVNIMFGCNNFCSYCIVPYVRGRERSRDPKAIIREIERLVADGVVEVMLLGQNVNSYGKNLKEPMSFARLLTEIEKIEGLERIRFMTSHPKDLSDELIEVMGNSKKICKHLHLPIQSGSSRILEKMNRRYTKEQYLTLVDKIRKAVPDISLTTDIIVGFPGETEEDFQETLDVVRKVRYDSAFTFIYSKRTGTPAAAMEDQIPEDVVKDRFDRLLKEVQAIAAQVCSVHKGCVQTALVEAKSEHDDSMVTGRLSNNLLVHFKGSSELIGQLVDVRLSECKGFYYLGEQV
- the mutS gene encoding DNA mismatch repair protein MutS is translated as MAELTPMMQQYMQTKKEYPDCILFYRLGDFYEMFFDDALTASKELEITLTGKNCGLEERAPMCGVPYHAVDSYLNRLVSKGYKVAICEQMEDPATAKGLVKRDVVRIVTPGTNLDTQSLDETKNNYIMCVVYIADRYGLSVADVTTGDYFVTELDDSEKLFDEIYKFMPSELICNEAFYMSGMDLDLMKEKLGITIYSLDAWYFDDAICQRTLKEHFHVSAMEGLGLSDYDCGIIAAGALLQYLIETQKRDLSHITRLSAYATGKYMLLDSSTRRNLELCETLREKHKRGSLLWVLDKTKTAMGARCLRKFIEQPLIDKNSIERRLDAVDELKQNAISREEIREYLTPVYDLERLVCKITYQSANPRDLIAFKSSLSMLPHIKYILEEMKSPLLKDLYERLDTLEDLCHLVEEAIKEDPPLAMKEGGIIRDGYHEEVDRLRSAKSDGKDWLAKLEADEREKTGIKNLKIRYNKVFGYYLEVTNSFKNMVPDYYTRKQTLANAERYIIPELKELEDTILGAEDKLYALEYQLYCEVRDRIAKEVLRIQTTAKAIAQLDAFASMALVAEQSRYVRPKINEKGVIDIKDGRHPVVEKMIPNDMFISNDTYLNDKKNRISIITGPNMAGKSTYMRQTALIVLMAQIGSFVPAASADIGLVDRIFTRVGASDDLASGQSTFMVEMTEVANILRNATSKSLLILDEIGRGTSTFDGLSIAWAVIEHISSRLLGAKTLFATHYHELTELEGKIDNVNNYCIAVKEKGDDIIFLRKIVKGGADKSYGIQVARLAGVPESVTSRAKEIVEELVHADITTRIKDIAVHGQEPPRLKTRHYDEVDLAQMSLFDTVKDDDVIEEIKSLDVSNLTPIDALNTLYQLQNKLKNRW